In Massilia antarctica, the following are encoded in one genomic region:
- a CDS encoding hydroxymethylglutaryl-CoA lyase, with product MSTLPQKVKIVEVGPRDGLQNEKESVSAAVKIELVDRLSRAGFANIEAASFVSPKWVPQMATSAEVMAGITRRAGTMYSALTPNMQGFDAALAAKADEVVIFGSASEAFSQKNINCSIAESIARFESVAKAAKDHGLRLRGSISCAFGCPYQGEVSLDAVADVVGRMRELGCDEIDIADTIGVATARKTQAVMLRAAREFHLDRISGHFHDTYGQALANIYASLEVGVSIFHSSVSGLGGCPYAKGATGNVATEDVLYLMQGLGIETGIDLDMVVDAGQFIAQHLGRKGSSRAGNALAAKRAG from the coding sequence ATGAGCACCCTGCCGCAGAAAGTCAAGATCGTTGAAGTCGGGCCGCGCGACGGCCTGCAAAACGAGAAGGAGTCGGTCAGCGCCGCCGTCAAGATCGAGCTGGTCGACCGCCTCTCGCGCGCCGGCTTCGCCAACATCGAGGCGGCGTCGTTCGTGTCGCCCAAGTGGGTGCCGCAGATGGCGACCAGCGCCGAGGTGATGGCCGGGATCACCCGCCGCGCAGGCACCATGTATTCGGCGCTCACGCCCAACATGCAGGGCTTCGATGCGGCGCTGGCAGCAAAGGCCGATGAAGTGGTGATCTTCGGGTCGGCCTCGGAAGCGTTCTCGCAAAAGAACATCAACTGCTCAATTGCCGAATCGATTGCGCGTTTCGAGAGCGTGGCCAAGGCAGCCAAGGATCACGGCCTGCGCCTGCGCGGCAGCATCAGCTGCGCGTTCGGCTGCCCGTATCAGGGCGAGGTCTCGCTCGATGCCGTGGCCGACGTGGTGGGCCGCATGCGCGAGCTGGGATGCGACGAGATCGACATCGCCGACACCATCGGCGTGGCGACCGCGCGCAAGACGCAGGCGGTGATGCTGCGCGCGGCGCGGGAGTTTCATCTGGACCGGATCTCCGGCCATTTCCACGACACCTACGGGCAGGCGCTGGCCAATATCTACGCCAGCCTGGAAGTGGGCGTATCGATTTTCCACTCGTCGGTGTCGGGCTTGGGTGGCTGCCCGTATGCCAAGGGCGCGACCGGCAACGTCGCCACCGAGGACGTGCTGTACCTGATGCAGGGCCTTGGCATCGAGACCGGGATCGATCTCGATATGGTGGTCGATGCGGGGCAGTTCATTGCGCAGCACCTGGGCCGCAAGGGTTCCAGCCGCGCGGGCAATGCGCTTGCGGCCAAGCGCGCAGGCTGA
- a CDS encoding 2-hydroxyacid dehydrogenase: protein MRILLHRADGVTEPWVRDFASVLPQAEVVLWQEGVPFAPCDYAVMWSPPAGLLKQLDGVKAIFVTGAGVDALLKFGDSLPPVPIIRLGDAGMAIQMAEYVAHAVLRYFRRFDEYERQARRGVWNPLPQFDKAQFTVGVMGMGMLGRRVLDALAHFGFPLRGWSRTQKEIEGVTCFAGEDGLDEFLRGTRVLVCMLPLTPDTTNLLARANLSKLPEGAYVVNVARGAHVAEPDLLTLIRAGHIAGATLDVFRNEPLPGPHPFWEEPRITITPHMSAMTLPGESVAQIAGKIGALERGEPVADVVDRARGY, encoded by the coding sequence ATGCGCATTCTTCTACATCGGGCCGACGGCGTCACCGAGCCGTGGGTTCGCGATTTCGCCAGCGTGCTGCCGCAGGCCGAGGTAGTGCTCTGGCAGGAAGGCGTGCCGTTTGCGCCTTGCGATTACGCCGTCATGTGGTCGCCCCCGGCCGGGCTGCTCAAGCAGCTCGACGGCGTCAAGGCGATCTTCGTGACCGGCGCCGGCGTGGATGCCCTTCTCAAGTTCGGCGATTCGCTGCCGCCCGTGCCCATCATCCGCCTGGGCGATGCCGGCATGGCGATCCAGATGGCCGAATACGTGGCGCACGCGGTACTGCGCTACTTCCGCCGTTTCGATGAATACGAACGCCAGGCGCGGCGCGGCGTCTGGAACCCGCTGCCGCAGTTCGACAAGGCGCAGTTCACGGTCGGCGTGATGGGCATGGGGATGCTCGGGCGGCGCGTGCTCGATGCGCTTGCGCACTTCGGTTTTCCGCTGCGCGGCTGGAGCCGCACCCAGAAGGAGATCGAGGGCGTCACCTGCTTTGCGGGCGAGGACGGCCTTGATGAATTCTTGCGCGGCACGCGGGTGCTGGTGTGCATGCTGCCGCTCACGCCCGACACCACCAACCTGCTGGCGCGCGCCAACCTGTCCAAGCTGCCCGAAGGGGCGTATGTGGTCAACGTGGCGCGCGGCGCGCATGTGGCCGAGCCGGATTTGCTGACCCTGATCCGCGCAGGCCACATCGCCGGCGCCACGCTCGACGTGTTCCGCAACGAGCCGCTGCCCGGACCGCACCCGTTCTGGGAGGAGCCGCGCATCACCATCACGCCGCATATGTCGGCGATGACCTTGCCCGGCGAGAGCGTGGCTCAGATCGCCGGCAAGATCGGCGCGCTCGAACGCGGCGAGCCGGTGGCCGACGTGGTCGACCGCGCACGCGGGTATTGA